The Catharus ustulatus isolate bCatUst1 chromosome 16, bCatUst1.pri.v2, whole genome shotgun sequence genome window below encodes:
- the IL4R gene encoding interleukin-4 receptor subunit alpha, with protein sequence MARLLSAAPYTLWILFFSYTTNEVMTAGRVQEFACFTDFEEELVCHWKVPAQTNCSKEFLLCYSKETSSVSNICVPENEKDSLRCICTIYPDYFVSGLTYTLALQFNGTVMWNYNVTPALVVKPRAPKNLAIEKAENGNFNLSWEESHSHSSLLSGQPVIYEVKYWRKQHPAEVSVKAINYRAKSFEITASSLKRGYDYVASLRCNYVDFPTYWSEWSEEVEFHYDYQVKAEDILQMAVPTSCILIMAGSVICYFCFTKVKKEWWDQIPNPAKSHLVLKNVKFPVSCHFDEIKFPFHDLKQSHMEQQVSCKNCLAQSLSSQNFKGKDNIRNVEKSCSCHSKSGEWLPKGSSAILTPDTIPVEECVEICVCLTDSETDSQEETGNQITMFEPCESSIGAFREPPEHNELLANMFDALLADENNMQDNKGPNIPTAEKKTLENIGSENPSQQNPKESASQSLQPCDISHTAPLFTKASKDDYNCSTASKESELSEESFESGYQSSSINSASLDARDLQQVVHQSLFLCSSESELDSCVLIQESPNKSLSGTKTDRINSPADKSFDTFVSASMGLCGSGYKSCDTLLSPSLEPCGSAYRSFNMLVSACKEPSSSAYKSFNALVSQSMANSSLTLPSSLPLRQLSETPECSCRDQSAQPANSQTCYNNYRSPSTELDFPNTCSEDTDFLLFSTHANGGASAFLSEEETHKQVIYQNVQRKANTISCPTAPQTSGYQPFGSAGKCHSLYWDSDHEVSSASLYESFINLCNNLSEAPPDTAIYEPDPRIKDSACLTVQGSDCTIVSRLASSENDTQTSDGSPWINSANELSGVSNNENTSRDEQLLHLLEIKCQDLNSRERATKGTKWKSFNPSGKVVQEGGDNRLKY encoded by the exons TTATGACTGCAGGACGTGTACAAGAATTTGCATGCTTCACTGACTTTGAGGAAGAGCTGGTTTGTCACTGGAAGGTGCCTGCACAAACCAATTGCTCCAAAGAATTCCTGCTCTGCTACAGCAAAGAAACTTCTTCTGTGTC aaacatttgtgTTCCTGAGAATGAAAAAGACAGTTTAAGGTGCATTTGTACAATATATCCAGATTATTTTGTATCAGGCCTCACATATACTCTAGCCCTACAATTCAATGGCACTGTTATGTGGAATTACAATGTTACACCAGCCCTTGTTG TTAAGCCAAGGGCCCCCAAAAATCTTGCCATTGAGAAAGCTGAAAATGGTAACTTCAATCTGAGTTGGGAGGAGAGCCACTCTCATTCATCCTTGCTCTCTGGACAACCAGTCATCTATGAAGTGAAGTACTGGAGaaagcagcacccagcagag GTTTCTGTAAAAGCAATTAACTACAGGGCAAAAAGCTTTGAGATTACTGCAAGCTCCTTGAAGAGAGGCTACGATTACGTTGCAAGCCTCAGGTGTAACTACGTGGACTTCCCAACCTACTGGAGTGAATGGAGTGAAGAAGTTGAATTTCACTATG ATTACCAGGTGAAAGCTGAAGACATTTTGCAGATGGCTGTGCCCACATCCTGCATACTGATCATGGCAGGATCTGTAATTTGTTACTTCTGTTTCACCAA GGTTAAGAAGGAATGGTGGgatcaaatcccaaatccagcaaaGAGCCATTTGGTCCTAAAAAATGTCAAG TTTCCAGTTTCGTGCCACTTTGATGAAATTAAGTTCCCATTCCATGACTTAAAGCAGAGTCATATGGAACAACAAGT AAGTTGCAAGAACTGTCTGGCTCAAAGTTTGTCAAGCCAAAACTTCAAGGGAAAAGATAACATCAGAAATGTTGAGAAATCTTGCAGTTGCCACAGCAAGTCTGGAGAGTGGTTGCCAAAAGGCAGCAGTGCAATTTTAACCCCTGATACAATACCGGTTGAAGAGTGTGTAGAAATCTGTGTATGCTTAACAGACAGTGAAACTGACAGCCAAGAAGAGACTGGCAACCAGATCACCATGTTCGAGCCTTGTGAGAGCAGCATCGGTGCTTTCAGAGAGCCCCCTGAACACAATGAGTTACTAGCTAATATGTTTGATGCACTCCTGGCAGATGAAAATAACATGCAAGACAATAAAGGCCCAAACATCCCCACAGCTGAGAAGAAAACCTTAGAGAATATTGGGTCAGAAAATCCATCACAGCAAAATCCAAAAGAAAGTGCATCCCAGAGTCTACAACCATGTGATATTTCTCATACAGCTCCCCTTTTCACCAAAGCCTCTAAAGATGACTACAATTGTAGTACAGCCAGCAAAGAGTCAGAACTGTCAGAAGAATCCTTTGAATCTGGCTATCAGAGCTCCAGTATAAATTCTGCTTCTCTGGATGCAAGAGATCTTCAGCAAGTTGTTCATCAAAGCCTTTTTCTATGTAGTTCTGAAAGTGAACTTGACTCTTGTGTCCTGATCCAGGAGTCTCCAAATAAATCATTGTCTGGAACCAAAACAGACAGAAtaaacagccctgcagacaagAGTTTTGATACCTTTGTGTCTGCATCCATGGGCTTGTGTGGTTCTGGCTACAAGAGCTGTGACACCCTtttgtctccatccctggaaccCTGTGGCTCTGCCTACAGGAGCTTTAATATGCTTGTGTCTGCATGCAAGGAACCAAGCAGCTCTGCATACAAGAGCTTCAATGCCCTGGTGTCTCAGTCGATGGCTAACAGTAGCCTGACTCTGCCTTCCTCGCTGCCTTTGAGGCAGTTATCAGAGACGCCTGAATGCAGCTGCAGAGATCAAAGCGCTCAGCCTGCTAACAGTCAGACGTGTTACAACAACTACAGATCTCCCAGCACTGAGCTTGATTTTCCAAACACCTGCTCAGAAGATACTGATTTTCTGTTGTTCTCCACACATGCAAATGGAGGtgcttcagcttttctttcagaGGAAGAAACACATAAGCAAGTAATATATCAAAATGttcaaaggaaagcaaatacaATTTCTTGCCCCACTGCACCTCAGACATCTGGTTATCAGCCTTTTGGCAGTGCTGGTAAATGTCACAGTCTATACTGGGACAGTGACCATGAGGTTAGCTCTGCATCACTATATGAATCCTTCATTAATCTGTGCAACAACCTGAGTGAAGCACCTCCAGATACTGCAATCTATGAACCTGACCCAAGGATAAAGGACAGTGCGTGTTTAACTGTTCAGGGTTCTGACTGCACCATTGTCTCACGTTTAGCATCTAGTGAGAATGACACACAGACTAGTGATGGCAGCCCTTGGATCAACAGTGCTAATGAACTGTCTGGTGTTAGCAATAATGAAAATACCAGCAGAGATGAACAGCTGTTGCATTTGTTAGAGATAAAATGTCAAGATttaaacagcagagaaagagctacaaagggaacaaaatggaaaagctTTAACCCTTCTGGTAAAGTAGTGCAAGAGGGTGGTGATAACAGACTAAAATACTGA